A region of the Dromaius novaehollandiae isolate bDroNov1 chromosome W, bDroNov1.hap1, whole genome shotgun sequence genome:
TTTTCTGGTTCCTGAGCTACCAGCCATCAACAGAATCTTTTTAGATTCAGTCCAGACTCCAGGAAGCTGGTTGTTCCTGACATCTTAAGATGTCTCAGGCCACTCATGGTCTACAAAatatgctactttttttttttaaattatcaccTGAACACTCTAGCTATAACCTGTTTCTGCCTTCAGAAACTTTTTATGCCTAAAAGAACAGCCATAAATGCGGTTAGACCAAAGGCCCACCTTGCTTAGTATCCTGTGTTAGTGGCCTATAGCAGATGGTTGTGGAACAGTATATGAGGAGGATATGCACATTGGTGATAATTCCTCCTACTTTCTAACCTTCTTGCTACATGTGATTTGGGACCTTCTgaggttgggggcagggggggcagtgTTGTCATAGCCCTTGGAACTCTGCTAACCTCCAGGTTGCAAGAAGTTGCCATtgtaaaaaaatccaaatttggTTTGCATTATAAGTATGCCAAAGTCATTTAACCGTAATCtcaattcattttaaacaaattattaGTTTTTCAAagcttaatttttattattagtcTAGTTTTAAAGAGGCAGTCATTAGGTTATTAGACTCAGCATGTCTGTAAACAGCAGCACATAGTTATGTGTTCTAGCATCTAGTCCTTCATTCATTGTGTGTTTAAAAAGTCAGATGTATTGCTCAAATGAGGAGACCTACAGAGGTGATTGATACTTGCAGGATTAAAAGTGGGGATTTTAATGGAAATAAGAgataaatgtgaaatatttatataCAAGCACTAACTTTTGACCCTCTTCCAATGTTGTTGGTCAAAGCAAGCATTATTAGAATGTAATGTTTACAAATTTTATGATACACAGAATTAAATCTCCAACGTTTTTCTTCAACTGTTGTTACCTTTGATATTTACATGGCttaaaacacaggaaacagaACTGATTACACTGCATAAATAAATTTGatactttttcagaaaatgtgtggtctttattttgatttgaaattcTCAAGCATCATCTTTAAGCAAATAATCTGTGTATATGTAAACTATAGCCAAATATGTCTAACAATCTAGAGAGTCCCAGCATACACTCAGAAATAAAGACTAATTAATCCTTAGGCCAAAAGTGAGATTTTAGCTGCTTTGTTAGGTGGCGCAACTGTGTGtggctgagaaaggaaaagagcaagtcTACCACAACTCCTTTTGGAAATAATTGACAGTCTCTCATGCCAAAAAGAACACACCTCTTCATTACTTTTCATTAGCTTTACTAAGTGCTTCTGAACCCTATTATAGTACTTACATATGGTTTAACTCTGATTGATTGTATTTTGTGCTCACTGTTGGCTGGCTAGTAAAATATTATCAGATGTTGACTCCTTCATTAACATAAGTTACAAGACTAGGTCCCTAAAATTACTGACAAGCATGGTCACTGTAGTGTTAAAGTATTTCCTGTTAATGAGATCAACTTGACCATCCAGTTACCAGAGGAAAGCTAACAACTTTGATATACTGGCAGCATGGTGGGAATTAACAGGAATTCTACAGAAATATATTGACCAAAAGTCTAAGTTTGAGAACTAAGATAATTAAGTGTACTAATTAACTAAAATTCATTATATcaagaaaaaagtcaaaaataattCTACAAAAGTTACTCATTTAGCTAGAAAGCCTCTTACCTAAAGTGATTTAAAGAATAACTGAAGAATagcaactgttaaaaaaaaccaatttgTCATTAGTAATATATCCTCTTTCACTaaatccaaactttttttttaacagtggttTGTCATAAGTAAGCCTATTTTAACAATTCTGCaaaaagatacatatatacatagcTTTAATACTGCTTTATTGtgcacacacactatatatagtGATTGTTTGTGTtgtctattaaaatatttatccaTTGGCAATACCTGTACATTACAGCTATTTATTTCTTATGACTGCTACTGCTGCCTGGTGGCATCCAGGAACCTGGCTGAAAAGTATTTGCAGTGCTTGTTGGATCTTGTGAAGGCTCTTTCTTTCCATAGTAAGGGGCTGATGCATGGCCCTTAACATGAGTATGAAGTGGTTCAGCAACAAGTCCCTCCTTGTATTCCTTGGcctgaaggagcttgtccttttCAGATACATCtctgattttctgtttcatttcttctctATAATTTTCATTCCTAAGAATCTCCTTATAAAAGAAACACAGTAGATAAAGATAATtagataaaatagaaataaatataatGTACAATATTGGAATAAGACATGTAAGCAGTTGTTTTTCTTGATTTTACACTCCACGTTTTAAGGTAAGCAGGTAAAATGATGCAAAATTAACTGTTTTTGTACAACGTCCATTTCAGCCCTAGTTTAAAATGCTCTTAATGTTCTGATCATACTGTCAAAACAAAACTGTACTGTGGTGACCCAGTTTCATTATTCTGTTGgatcaaaagggaaaaatgattaAATACAGTCATTGTCAAAtatgaaaatgcattaaaaatcagGTTACATTTTACATTGTTTTCCATGTAGAACTATTTCCACGTTTCTGTTGGAAAGCCAAAGAAAAAACCTACGATCTGTATTCAGAGCAGGCTTCTACAAATTGCTCTTCTTAATGAAACTCTGTATTGACATATAGTTGGGTACAGGTTAAAGCTGGAAATTTACTAATAAACATGATCTAGTGAACTGCAGTTTGGCCACTTCCACAGAGAAATATTAAGGCTATGAGCTGAAGCAAGTGTGATTACTGACTTGTCCACTGGAATAGCAGAAAAGGAGCTATTAGTAGACCCTGCTATCTTGCTTAGAGGAAAACACAACTCCTAAAGtaaatacaaacaaaagaaaaaaaccccaaaaaataCTGAGGTTTGTCCTTCATCTATTAGCATATTTCGTAGTGGAAGGATGATCTGCAGATACAGCTAACAAAATATCTCTATAGATGattagaaggaaaagaagaaaggtggTATGAATTTTTACACTTTGAACCCAAATACAACTTACCTGTAACCAACACCATGGTGTGAGGGAGCTGCTGATAGCCACATTTAGAATCGTGATACATAAGACAAAAAGGCTGAACAGCTTTCTCCAGGTTACAAGTATGTCAGAGATGGGGGGAAAAACTAGACCAGTACACCTCCCTCTGAGCAGACAACCATGGAATTATTTTAGGAATTGTATTAAAATGCATGCAATATGGCCATGAGTTGACAAAACAAGTATGTACAACATTTAGGAACatataaaaaagtatttaaaaaaaagctcatcATAGAGGTATCATGAAAATGAACATCTTTTTCTTCACTTACAATTGCCTCTATACCTAAATTCACAGATACACAGAACAGAGGCAAAACACTTTACATATTATAGTATGAAAATACACAAATAGCAGATAAACAAGTTTGCAGTGAAGTGGGGGGGCAGGAAATTCTCCCATACTCGAATAAAAATGTTGTGAAGTGTCACAAGGTCAAATTTTAAACAGTCAGTATAGCATGAATTCATTATTACATCTTTCAATTCTGTCTTCATTTACCATGTGCCTGTATAAATCTACCATAACCTCACTGATTTTAAGGGAATTACCCCTATAGTGCTTGTAATACCCCACTACTAAGAAACAAGGGCACATACCTTTTGTGATATCTGAAGAGTGCAATATGGTCTCTGTTAGAATAGCAtcaaatgatttattaaaaaaaaaaaaatgtaattcactTACTGCGAACAGCTACTTACTAATTTCAAATCTTTTCCGGTGATTGCATTAACACAGTTACCTTACCTTATACAGTCAGATAATAGCTGTAACTAAATTCCAAATGCTTTAAAAGTCCATTTTATATTCTGATGTGTAATTGTCATCTGGTTTTCAGATTCGGCCAAGACTATTTTATGAGGTTTCACTGGCCAAAGTATAGTTCTGGTctagtaaaataaacattttgatcTTGAAAAAAGCATGAGAAGTGATCATCATCAGtcaatactgaaaaaatattgaagTGACTTGTTCAGAATCTATACAGTCATATCAGGACAAAAATTTTCAAGTGAAAGAAACTACATGAATCCAATTCATGCATAAACTTCACACCATTAATACGTACACTGAAATAAGGGTTGGTGCTCAAACTCTAAACTAAATATGAATCAGGAATCTTGTGTCAACTGGCACAATACAGAAATTGGGTCAAATACATAGAAGTTTTCTTAGTATCTTGTCCTTTGATACTGATGAGTTTACTCCGTGAAAGTGCCTCACAGGGcactgagtctttttttttttt
Encoded here:
- the LOC112995746 gene encoding NADH dehydrogenase [ubiquinone] 1 alpha subcomplex assembly factor 2 isoform X2, with amino-acid sequence MSRSWEALRALRLRLLGPAKELVGTDQFGNKYYRVPKHQTRAAWIRKKRNDPPTIEEILRNENYREEMKQKIRDVSEKDKLLQAKEYKEGLVAEPLHTHVKGHASAPYYGKKEPSQDPTSTANTFQPGSWMPPGSSSSHKK
- the LOC112995746 gene encoding NADH dehydrogenase [ubiquinone] 1 alpha subcomplex assembly factor 2 isoform X1; its protein translation is MSRSWEALRALRLRLLGPAKELVGTDQFGNKYYRVPKHQTRAGQTIPERRFVEAVNQQAYQYETGDFPTEWEAWIRKKRNDPPTIEEILRNENYREEMKQKIRDVSEKDKLLQAKEYKEGLVAEPLHTHVKGHASAPYYGKKEPSQDPTSTANTFQPGSWMPPGSSSSHKK